One stretch of Schlesneria sp. DSM 10557 DNA includes these proteins:
- a CDS encoding alpha/beta hydrolase, protein MFWLSILVASVVAVDVIVQCIYVRLVLRIFETKPPFSVPPVPRDPAAEEVSFQTRDGITLRGSIHFNGQSVPRGVILFCPELEGSHWSASIYARGLLEAGFKVVAFDFRNQGESGSLQGYSPLHWATEFEVEDALSALRFIASRPDLNHLPLGVMGVSRGSTPALIAAARSERVKAVFCEGAYSTDALLVHFISRWATLYVPRVFLPLLPMWHIRLTSVLVRWTSQLLRKRPYVVLENWLQLLRNRSVLLVAGERDNYVHPDVGRHLYRRLDSPRAKLWLVPAAKHNRARHVAPIEYDRRISDFFDTSLDPRETLSNQRPHLKVTGAAIGGDLLLK, encoded by the coding sequence TTGTTCTGGCTGTCAATTCTCGTGGCCAGCGTGGTCGCAGTGGATGTTATTGTCCAGTGCATCTATGTTCGCCTCGTGCTGCGGATCTTCGAAACGAAGCCTCCTTTCTCTGTCCCGCCTGTACCACGGGATCCGGCTGCGGAAGAGGTCTCGTTTCAAACCCGCGATGGAATTACTCTCCGGGGAAGTATCCACTTTAACGGCCAGAGCGTCCCTCGGGGTGTCATCCTTTTCTGCCCCGAACTCGAAGGGAGCCACTGGTCGGCATCGATCTACGCCCGCGGGTTGCTGGAAGCGGGGTTCAAGGTCGTCGCCTTCGATTTCCGAAATCAGGGTGAAAGCGGTTCCCTGCAGGGGTATTCCCCGCTGCACTGGGCCACCGAGTTTGAAGTGGAAGATGCCCTTTCGGCACTCCGCTTCATCGCCAGCCGACCAGACCTTAATCACCTGCCGCTGGGAGTGATGGGGGTCAGTCGTGGATCGACTCCCGCATTGATCGCTGCGGCCCGGTCAGAACGTGTGAAGGCCGTCTTCTGCGAGGGTGCCTATTCCACCGATGCCCTGCTGGTGCACTTTATTTCCCGCTGGGCAACACTCTACGTTCCCCGTGTCTTCCTGCCGCTGTTGCCGATGTGGCACATCCGCCTGACATCGGTCCTGGTTCGCTGGACCAGTCAACTTCTGCGGAAACGCCCCTATGTGGTTCTGGAGAACTGGCTGCAGCTGCTCAGAAACCGTTCTGTACTGCTCGTCGCTGGGGAACGTGACAACTATGTCCACCCGGATGTCGGGCGTCACTTATACCGCCGCCTGGATTCTCCGAGGGCGAAACTGTGGCTGGTCCCCGCCGCCAAGCACAACCGCGCCCGGCATGTGGCCCCGATCGAATATGATCGACGTATCAGTGATTTTTTCGATACCTCCCTCGACCCGCGCGAGACGCTGTCGAATCAACGCCCGCACCTGAAAGTTACTGGTGCAGCGATCGGCGGGGATCTGTTGCTGAAATAA
- the floA gene encoding flotillin-like protein FloA (flotillin-like protein involved in membrane lipid rafts), translating to MSKETIQALMIIVIGAGVLLVVVGLAIFAAYFRLWLRAFVTRAKISPLALFFMSLRKVNPTAIVDAKIMAVQAGLKEVTTERLEGHYLADGNIKTVVRALIVAHRARINLNWDTAAAIDLAGRNVLEAVQTSVDPKVIDCPDPKSFGRTTLDGVAKNGIQLKARARVTVRTNLAQLVGGATEDTIVARVGEGIVSAIGSCNTHNEVLANPTLIARTVLAKGLDSQTAYAIVSIDIADIDVGDNIGARLQADQAEADMRIARAKAEERRARAVAAEQEMKALTVENQSKVVLAEAEIPLAMADAYRSGCLRAQDNHNGAA from the coding sequence ATGAGTAAAGAGACGATCCAAGCCCTGATGATCATCGTAATTGGCGCTGGTGTTCTCCTTGTCGTGGTGGGTCTTGCTATCTTCGCAGCCTACTTCAGACTCTGGCTGCGAGCCTTCGTCACGCGCGCGAAGATCAGCCCGCTTGCACTCTTCTTCATGTCGCTGCGGAAGGTGAACCCGACCGCCATCGTCGACGCCAAGATCATGGCCGTGCAGGCCGGACTGAAAGAAGTGACGACCGAGCGGCTGGAAGGGCATTATCTGGCCGACGGCAATATCAAAACGGTGGTCCGTGCACTGATCGTCGCCCATCGTGCCCGTATCAATCTGAACTGGGATACCGCCGCCGCAATCGATCTGGCAGGACGAAACGTCCTGGAAGCCGTTCAGACCAGCGTCGATCCCAAGGTGATCGATTGCCCGGACCCGAAATCATTCGGCCGGACCACGCTCGACGGTGTCGCCAAGAACGGGATCCAGTTGAAAGCACGTGCGCGAGTAACCGTTCGGACCAACCTCGCACAGCTCGTCGGTGGAGCCACCGAGGACACGATTGTCGCTCGCGTCGGCGAAGGGATCGTCTCGGCCATCGGCTCGTGTAACACGCATAACGAAGTTCTCGCCAATCCCACGCTGATCGCCAGAACGGTGCTCGCCAAGGGACTCGATTCCCAGACCGCCTACGCCATCGTTTCGATTGATATCGCGGACATCGATGTGGGTGACAACATTGGCGCCCGCCTGCAGGCGGACCAGGCGGAAGCCGACATGCGTATTGCCCGCGCGAAGGCCGAAGAACGACGGGCTCGGGCCGTCGCTGCCGAACAGGAAATGAAAGCACTCACCGTCGAGAATCAGTCGAAGGTCGTTCTGGCCGAGGCAGAAATCCCCCTCGCCATGGCGGACGCCTACCGCTCGGGTTGCCTGCGAGCCCAGGACAACCACAACGGCGCGGCGTAA
- a CDS encoding thioredoxin family protein: MRLTILLAAIITCLAHLTAIAGEFNEVLSIGQVAPAWEKLPGSDGNPHSTSELKEKQVLVVSFTCLSCPTAMDYEARFDALSKQYGGPDGKVGFVAICVNQIAPDRLDKLTQRAKQQKLSFPYLYDESQKIARDFGATFTPEYFVLDRDRKVVYMGALDDSTDAEKVTRRYVEEAINAALKGETPEVKETIGRGCRVRYARERK; the protein is encoded by the coding sequence ATGCGTCTCACCATCCTTCTGGCGGCCATCATCACTTGCCTCGCTCACCTGACAGCCATCGCGGGTGAATTCAATGAAGTTCTGAGCATCGGGCAGGTGGCCCCTGCATGGGAAAAACTGCCTGGCTCAGACGGAAACCCTCATTCGACCAGCGAACTCAAGGAAAAACAGGTCCTCGTCGTCTCCTTCACCTGCCTCAGTTGCCCCACAGCGATGGATTACGAAGCGAGATTCGATGCCCTGTCGAAGCAATACGGCGGTCCCGACGGCAAGGTGGGGTTCGTTGCGATTTGTGTGAACCAGATCGCTCCCGATCGCCTCGACAAGCTGACACAACGGGCCAAGCAACAGAAGCTGTCGTTCCCCTACCTGTATGACGAATCGCAAAAAATCGCCAGGGATTTCGGGGCCACGTTCACCCCTGAATACTTTGTACTGGACCGGGACCGCAAGGTCGTCTACATGGGAGCACTCGACGATTCGACCGACGCGGAGAAGGTCACCAGACGGTACGTCGAGGAAGCGATCAACGCGGCCCTCAAAGGCGAAACCCCCGAGGTCAAGGAAACAATTGGTCGAGGCTGCCGGGTACGCTACGCCCGCGAACGTAAATAA